From the Rhizobium sp. SL42 genome, the window CGATACGGGCGGCATGGAGAAGCGCCGCGATCGTCTTCTCCGCATCGAGATGATGTTTGTCGGCAAAGGCAAGCGCATTGATACGATTGAGGTCGCGGTCCGAGCCATGCCGGACAACGTTTTCGATACACGCCACAGTCTGCGGGTCAGCCGCCTGTCGCAGGGTGGAAAAAAGCACGTCCATTTCACTCATGAGACAAGTCTCCGTGCGGAACCCACGGCGGACGACGCCAGGACCGCAATCATACCATGGGATTGCAAGTGTCCTAAAGAAAATCGATAGGCCGGGATGCCGTTCGTTCCCCGATCTGCTTGGATCATCCCTATGGGGTGCCGGCATGCGAGGATATCCCGGCTGTTTCGGTAGCCACCTCGAGCAGATCGCCTCCGGGTTCGGGACGTAGCCACCGGCCCCACCCAGCGCACGACCGGGCTCTCAGTGAGGAAAACCTCACTCGGAGATGATCTTAACCCGCATGCCCGGTGCCACCGTCGATGTCGGTCCCAGCGCGTTGATCAGCCGGAACAGTTCGAGCTTGCGATCGGTGCCCATCATCCGGGCCGACAGCGTGCCGATATCGTCCTTTGCCCCGACGGTGACGACACGAACCCTGAGCGGCTTCAATGTCGCGGCTTCCTCCGGCGAGATCCGCCGGAAGCTCGTGCGCAGCTGCTGCGCCGTCGGCTCCAGCGCCGCGCTGCCCTTCGGCACGGCGGTGAGGAAGCGGAAGATCTGCGTGCCGATGCGGATCACGGTAATGTCGAAGTCCCAGCGATCAGCCGAGGCCCGGGCCGTTGCCGCCTCCAGCCCGTTGATCGTGGTCATCTGGATGGTTTCCGGCAAAAGGCCGGTTACCCAGCCGCTGGAAATATAATTCGACAGTGTCATCTTCTGGCTGTCGGCGACGCCGTCGAAGCGGATCGCCACATCGCCCGGCCCGGTAGCCAGCACGGCCTCGACCTTGTTGTCGATCTGGAAGCCCGCCGGCACGTCGAAGCGGATGCCGAGCGTGCCATGCAGGAAGGTCTGGCCGCGCACATAGCCTTCCTGCGGGCTGTCGCCATAGAGCAGGCCGTTGATGCCGTTCAGATAATAATCGCGCCCGGTCTCGCCATGCGTGCCTTCCGGCCCGAAGGCCCTTGCATGGCGCTTGGCGAGATCGACGCGCTGCGGCGCGTTCGGATGGCTCGACAAGAAGTCGAGACTCTGGTCGGCATCGGGATCGACCGAAGTGAACTGGCTGTAGCGCGCCATCGAATCGAGGAAACGCGCCGCCGCATAGGGGTCGTATCCGGCCTCGCCCAGCGTGCGAACGCCGATCACGTCGGCCTGCAACTCCTGCTGACGCGAAAACGCGGCAAGCCGCAACTTGCCCCGGGCAAGCGCCTGCTTGCCGGCCAGGTCGCTCGACAGGACTTCCGCCACCACCCGGCTGGCGATCACTTCCGCCTCTTCGCGGCGCTGCCGCTCGATGCCGTGATTGGCGGTCACATGCGCCATCTCGTGGCTGAGCACAGCTGCGACTTCCGACGCGTCATTGGCCAGCGCCAGCAGCCCGCGCGTCACATAGAGATAACCGCCCGGCAGCGCGAACGCGTTGATCGCCGGCGAATTGAGGATGGTGATGCGGTAGGACTGGTTCGGATTTTCCGATACCGCCGTCAGCGCCCCGGCAATGCGGGCGACAAGCCGTTCGGTCTTGGCATCGGAATATTCGCCGCCATAGGACGCCACGATGCGCGGATGTTCGCGTGCGCCCATCTGCGCCCGCGGATCGTCCTTCTGCACCTCGTCGACGATCTGCGGATTGGTCGACGGCGCAACGCTCGGCACATAGGCCTGTTCGAACAGGGACTGGCAGGACGACAGCAGGAGGCCAAGGCTGACGATGCCAGCTATCGACGAGACAAACCTCGCGGACCCGCGCCACCGAACAGTCTCGGCGGCCAACGCGCTGTTCCCGGTCAAAAACTGCATCCTGCCCCTTTGCCTAAACCTTCGTCAGCGCCTGTCGAGCCCGAGATCCCGGTCGATGGCCACGCAATCTGCCTGCCAACCAAACCGAGAATCGGTCCATCCCATCAAGCATCTGCCGCCATTTCACACAATGCGAAAAAACCGCATGCTGAATAAGATAGTGGCGACACACGATATGACCAAGGCTTGTTAACGCCAAGCACCCATTCCCTTGGCGCATGACACCGGCGAACGACGAAATTAAGGCGAAGGCGGCCCGCCAGTATCCGGTTAGGCATCCGGTTCGGCATTCCGTCTTGCATCGAGCCCGGCAAAGAGCCGCACCCCGTCGAGATCCTGCCGGGCAAAAAACTCGGCCGCCGCCGCCGCAACCAGAACGCGACCGGCCTCGAGGAAGACCACGTCGCTGGCCAGCCGCTCGACATCGCGCGGATCGTGGGTGACGAGCACGATCGTCGCGCCGGTCTCGTGGTGCAGGTCGGCGAGCTGCTCGACCATCACCGCCCGCAGGCCCGGATCGAGGGCGGCAAACGGCTCGTCGAGCAGCAACACCGGTTTTCGGCGCACCAGCGCCCGGGCAAAGGCCGCGCGCTGCCGCTCACCACCCGACAGCGAGCCCGGCAAACGCCGCTCGAAGCCGCCGAGCCCGACCCGGTCGAGCGCAAGCGACACCGCCTGCCGGTCCGCCGGCGCAAGCCGCAGCGCCGGATGGATGCCGAGCCCGATATTGGTGTAGAGGTCGAGATGGGCAAACAGGTTGTTGTCCTGGAAGACCAGCGACACCGGCCGCGCGGCCGGGGCAAGTCCCGTGACATCCTGATCGCCGATCAGCACACGCCCGCTGTCCGGCCGCTCGAAGCCGGAGATCAGGTTGAGCAAGGTCGATTTGCCCGAGCCCGACGGCCCGACAATGGCGGTGATCGCCCCCGCCGCGAAGCGGCAGTCGAAGGAAAACGCCGCGTCTCCGAGTGTCAGCCGAACCTTGTCGAGGCGGATCGACGCCGATCTGTCCGTCGTCATCTGCCCGTCTCCCCTGATCTTGATTTGTGCCCCTGCACTTGCCCCGCCTCCGGCGGCGCGCCGACCAGCGCAAGCGCCAGGCAGATGGCCCCCAGGATGAGCGCGAGGCCATCGGCGTCATGACTGCGATAGCTGCCCATGCGCGCATAGATCAGCGACGGCAGCGTCGAGATATTTTCCGAGCCGAACAGCGCAACCGCCCCGAGATCGCCCAGCGACAGCGCCATGGCAAAGGCCAGCGCCATGGCCAGCGGCCGCTTCAGCACCGGCCAGTCGACCAGCCGGAACCGGGAAAATCCACCAAGCCCGAGCGAGATCGAAAGCCGGGTGGTCCGCGCCCGATGCTCGACAAAGGCCGGCTCCAGCACCCGCATGGTGAACGGCAAAGCCATCAGCGCATTGATGCCGATGACGATGACCGGTGCGAAGCCGGCGATATCGCCTGTCTGGCGCAGTGCCAGAAACCAGCCGGTCGCCAGCACGCTGGTCGGCACCAGCAGCACCAGCGACGAACTTGCCCCGAGTGCCGCCGAAAACAGCCGCGCTCCGATGGCGGAAGGACGCGACGACGAAAGCGTGGCCCGGGCCGATACCACGCCGTAAGCGCAGGCGAGCGACAGCAGGCCGGCCGACGAGGCGACCATCAGGCTGGTGCCCGCCGCCTGCCGGAATGCCGGCTCCAGCGCCAGCTTGAGCAGATCGGCATTCACCCCCGAGACGATCACCTGCGCCAGCGGCAGCACGAGAAACAGCGCCGCCAGCAGCAGAATGGCAGCGTCCAGCAGCCGGATCGGCAGCCCCATGCCGTCAAATCGCGGATAGCGCCTGCCGCTGGTCTGGCCGGTATCGACCGCCGCCGGCAGCAGGCTGAGGGCGCCAAGGGACGCACCGGTGACGACGATCTGCATCAGCGCCAGCGACACCGCCCGTTCCGGATCGAAATCGAAGCGCAGCGCCTGATAAATCGCCACCTCGATCGTCGTTGCCGCCGGCCCGCCGCCAAACACCAGCACCAAGGTGAAACTGGTGGCACAGAGCATGAAGATCAGCCCAGCCGCGCCCGGAATGACCCGCGCCAGCACCGGCCATTCGATGAAGCGGAAGATCGACAGCGGCGACAGGCCGAGGCTTGCCGCCGAGCGCCAGTATTCCGCCGGCACCCGCTCCAGCGCCGACAGCATCAGCCGGGCGGCAAGTGGCAGGTTGAAGAACACATGCGCGATCAGGATGCCGGAAAGGCCGTAGATCGAGACCGGCTCAGCAAGGCCGGCAAAGGAAAGGGCATCGTTGATGATGCCCTGCCGCCCGAAGATGCCGATCAGTCCGAGCGCCCCGATCAGCACCGGCAGGCCCATCGGTACCGCCATCAGCCGGATCAGCCAGCGACGGCCGACAAACGCCGGCTGCCGGGCCAGCGCGCTGGCGACCGGAAGGGCAAGCATGATCGACAGGGCAGTCGAAAGCGCGGCCTGAAACAGCGTGAAGCGCAGCACCGAATGCACGACCGGATCGCCGATCACGCCGAGGAATGCGCCGTCCATCCGTCCGCTGAGCAGGGCGACCAGCGCCGTGCCGATAAAACCCGCCACCAGCGCCAGCACCAGGAGACCGCCGGCCAGAGCAGGCAGTTCCTCCGCGTTTGACAGGATGCGCGGGCGTGCCATGCCGCGATGCTCAGTTCAGCGTCATCGCCGCCAGCCATTCGTCGATCCAGGCCTTGCGGTTGGCGGCGACCTCGGCCGAGTTAATCAGGAACGTTGTCTTCGGCTGCACCAGCTTGCCGAAAGCGTCCGGCAGCGGCTCTGATGTGGCAGCCGCCGGCATCATCCAGTTATTGGTCGGGATCGTGTCCTGGAAGCCCGGCTCGAGCATGAAGGCGAGAAACTGCCGGGCAAGATCCTTTTCCGGCGCGTTTTTCAACAGGCCCGCGACCTCGATCTGGATGTAGTGACCCTCGGAAAACTCCGCCGCCTGATAGCGGTCGGTTTCTTCCGCCACCATGTGGTAGGCCGGCGAGGTTGTATAGGACAGCACCATCGGCGCCTCGCCCTTGGTGAACAGGCCGTATGCCTCCGACCAGCCTGGCGTCACCGTCAGCACGCGGCCCTTGAGCTTCGCCCAGGCTTCCGGCGCCTTGTCGCCATAGACCGACTTCACCCAGAGAAGCAGGCCAAGCCCCGGCGTCGAGGTACGCGGATCCTCGATGACGATCTTCTGGCTCGGATCGCCGTCGACCAGTTCCTGCAGGCTCTTCGGCGGGGTCTTCAGCGTCTCGGTGTCATAGATCACGGCGAAATGACCGTAGTCATAGGGCACGAAGACCTCGTCGGAAAAGCCGCCCGGCACCTTGGCCTTGGAAAGGTCAACGCCAGAGGCCTCGAACAGGCCGGTCTGCTTGGCCTCTTCGGTCAGGCTGGTGTCGAGGCCGAGAACCACATCGGCCTTGGAGCCTTCGCCTTCCAGCTTAAGCCGTGTCAGCAGCGCCACGCCATCGGCCACGCCGACGAAATTGACCGTGCAGTCGCAGGTCTTCTCGAAGGCTTCCTTCACCTTCGGCCCCGGACCCCATTCGGAAATGAAACTCTCATAGGTATAGACGGTCAGCACCTTGTCGGCGGCATGCGCCGGCAGCACCAGATCTGACCCGAGAAGGCCTGTTGCGAGAAGCGCTGCGGCCAGGCCGGAACGCAAGGTGTCGACGAGATATG encodes:
- a CDS encoding M48 family metalloprotease, giving the protein MQFLTGNSALAAETVRWRGSARFVSSIAGIVSLGLLLSSCQSLFEQAYVPSVAPSTNPQIVDEVQKDDPRAQMGAREHPRIVASYGGEYSDAKTERLVARIAGALTAVSENPNQSYRITILNSPAINAFALPGGYLYVTRGLLALANDASEVAAVLSHEMAHVTANHGIERQRREEAEVIASRVVAEVLSSDLAGKQALARGKLRLAAFSRQQELQADVIGVRTLGEAGYDPYAAARFLDSMARYSQFTSVDPDADQSLDFLSSHPNAPQRVDLAKRHARAFGPEGTHGETGRDYYLNGINGLLYGDSPQEGYVRGQTFLHGTLGIRFDVPAGFQIDNKVEAVLATGPGDVAIRFDGVADSQKMTLSNYISSGWVTGLLPETIQMTTINGLEAATARASADRWDFDITVIRIGTQIFRFLTAVPKGSAALEPTAQQLRTSFRRISPEEAATLKPLRVRVVTVGAKDDIGTLSARMMGTDRKLELFRLINALGPTSTVAPGMRVKIISE
- a CDS encoding thiamine ABC transporter ATP-binding protein; its protein translation is MTTDRSASIRLDKVRLTLGDAAFSFDCRFAAGAITAIVGPSGSGKSTLLNLISGFERPDSGRVLIGDQDVTGLAPAARPVSLVFQDNNLFAHLDLYTNIGLGIHPALRLAPADRQAVSLALDRVGLGGFERRLPGSLSGGERQRAAFARALVRRKPVLLLDEPFAALDPGLRAVMVEQLADLHHETGATIVLVTHDPRDVERLASDVVFLEAGRVLVAAAAAEFFARQDLDGVRLFAGLDARRNAEPDA
- the thiP gene encoding thiamine/thiamine pyrophosphate ABC transporter permease; this translates as MARPRILSNAEELPALAGGLLVLALVAGFIGTALVALLSGRMDGAFLGVIGDPVVHSVLRFTLFQAALSTALSIMLALPVASALARQPAFVGRRWLIRLMAVPMGLPVLIGALGLIGIFGRQGIINDALSFAGLAEPVSIYGLSGILIAHVFFNLPLAARLMLSALERVPAEYWRSAASLGLSPLSIFRFIEWPVLARVIPGAAGLIFMLCATSFTLVLVFGGGPAATTIEVAIYQALRFDFDPERAVSLALMQIVVTGASLGALSLLPAAVDTGQTSGRRYPRFDGMGLPIRLLDAAILLLAALFLVLPLAQVIVSGVNADLLKLALEPAFRQAAGTSLMVASSAGLLSLACAYGVVSARATLSSSRPSAIGARLFSAALGASSSLVLLVPTSVLATGWFLALRQTGDIAGFAPVIVIGINALMALPFTMRVLEPAFVEHRARTTRLSISLGLGGFSRFRLVDWPVLKRPLAMALAFAMALSLGDLGAVALFGSENISTLPSLIYARMGSYRSHDADGLALILGAICLALALVGAPPEAGQVQGHKSRSGETGR
- the thiB gene encoding thiamine ABC transporter substrate binding subunit, yielding MPSYLVDTLRSGLAAALLATGLLGSDLVLPAHAADKVLTVYTYESFISEWGPGPKVKEAFEKTCDCTVNFVGVADGVALLTRLKLEGEGSKADVVLGLDTSLTEEAKQTGLFEASGVDLSKAKVPGGFSDEVFVPYDYGHFAVIYDTETLKTPPKSLQELVDGDPSQKIVIEDPRTSTPGLGLLLWVKSVYGDKAPEAWAKLKGRVLTVTPGWSEAYGLFTKGEAPMVLSYTTSPAYHMVAEETDRYQAAEFSEGHYIQIEVAGLLKNAPEKDLARQFLAFMLEPGFQDTIPTNNWMMPAAATSEPLPDAFGKLVQPKTTFLINSAEVAANRKAWIDEWLAAMTLN